The Scophthalmus maximus strain ysfricsl-2021 chromosome 7, ASM2237912v1, whole genome shotgun sequence genome includes a window with the following:
- the mical3a gene encoding protein-methionine sulfoxide oxidase mical3a isoform X4 → MGDGGAGATGGNGANRSHVLFDSFVQASTCKGTLKAFQELCDHTEVRPTEHRVFYHKLKSKLNYWKAKALWAKLDKRASHKEYKKGRACANSKCLIIGAGPCGLRTAIELAFLGARVVLLEKRDAFSRNNVLHLWPFTIQDLRGLGAKKFYGKFCAGAIDHISIRQLQLMLLKVALLLGIEIHVNVEFKGLIEPPGDQETERIGWRAEVHPRTHPVNELEFDVIIGADGRRNTLPGFGRKEFRGKLAIAITANFINRHTSAEAKVEEISGVAFIFNQKFFQDLREATGIDLENIVYYKDDTHYFVMTAKKQSLLEKGVILHDYADTEMLLSRANVDQAALLSYAREAADFSTSQQLPTLDFAINHYGQPDVAMFDFTCMYASENAAMVRQRNGHQLLVALVGDSLLEPFWPMGTGIARGFLAAMDSGWMVKSWAQGKTPLEVLAERESIYRLLPQTTTENISKNFNQYCVDPTTRYPNISLNFLKPSQVRHLIDTGESREMRIEIENVINSSTPKLARNENCLLDKQSQESIARSSKLLNWCQRQTEGYRNVKVTDLTMSWKSGLALCALIHRYRPDLIDFDSLDERDQEKNNQLGFDVAEKEFCISPCMTGKEMSSVVEPDKLSMVMYLSQFYEMFKDTVPPGDKQNMSPEEKAALIASTKSPISFLSKLGQSIAISRKRNPKDKKEKDVDGLGKRRKTSQSEDEELSRASRDDRPCVPALQSERKMDCAAVGNHNKVKVMATQLLAKFEENAPAQHSGLKRQGDSLPNLDRLLPPSPPRPSVKEPVRLAPVPAWRKRRTQQQEQLSIRYKEMIKCQTLPGKGGEQARSGADPLSSSGSRSCPKKTILLPSSSSTSSLSLHSEHFSKSEEEEELEYYERPLKHGEWEPLQPTDPGPIHIPGIQERADRLVSRFKDKPDKLPKPKKKPSRFFLERWYLSRGLTESPVSSPDSCRKESAGPLHSDDPTPLYGLSIQERAEQLAAQFERKPPVGPQKKPSCLFTEQWHLARAQTPPGSPPSSSDALRQRYVRMYTGGVSSLAEQIASQLQSQEDPKPLPEKRDLGSLRKDFPVNIGGSDVCFFCRKRVYVMERLSAEGKFFHRSCFKCDYCNTTLRLSSYAFDVEDGKFYCKPHYCYRLSGYAQRKRPAPSPAPITAKENLTPQSSPSAVDAPGRAMAAAAPSSELQPSVPEVNGLQEPSLAKRLRGTPERIELENYRLSLQREEELEEVPEETLAEHNLSSVLDKATDADLGSSSSESDMEEEDEQEDQDLDQDQEEEEAEDQQLASPSDLGGVPWKEAVELHAKLRGDPGDEDDEEGEGEGEHDALGDAASRNGELDEEEEEEEEEDEDDEESSDEGDYCPWDKELQSGLWLEKYLTDEEDVGTFKARNLPLQQVLQPVDPQAIPGLVRTHRDPEGDKDGRPASASQLSHPSELTQPSSAAPAHTSARHEAVRVWLESMSGEPCEDEDLEAEANSPDMEPGTEMDQDDIPSDAEAESRLHQSEDAGALPEEDKKSESVGVSSGVEPSSISPMQKDVVLSPLEPPPEPETQILLVKSPGTRFFSDPFIPEETTAERTAPSPAARSPLCPSPVPSPPAAAAAAASPVNVSAASPPSSPTRSPVASPLKPAIKSPVRSPVRSPVSPPIRSQPTPLPETRTPISPVYPHRSICPLTGNPLSPICAQPLPCHEPSSPLTSDSPVRTQPVPAVTSTPMGQTDRGTPEPSKSIDSSTEEAKKTDIIEEFWQKSAEIRKSLGLTPLDRSSKIFEKSVVKEAPSQDPTPVKAPGVSEEQKPAFTGRAVIRRLNITLEGQVITPVAPAELKSNGSDKRDLSSSSGLGLNGSMATSQTANSDSYTMSDSTMLTPPSSPPPPVPANQSPAVFRQQRHQVSWSNGTERLPPERVKEPQKSRTPVPAPRTQLSPASQPKPAPRKVPSPQAAAEAAPEVAPDAAHEAAPVVVMRVKKKPRSEEVRKSFVETVEEIPFADDVEETYDERTPETSMNRYYTPPTSKPSRVKPPLHLALAMENGKPNIPASKAQRATQFSPEAKEIAEERIRAREKSVKSQALKEAMAKQLNRMKESDIDKGASPKVAWSATPDAAGKSKKPAASPKSSAVKALEKKTETLPERFFSSNKSLDSSVASSDGSSAGKSKKRSSLFSPRKNKKEKKAKNDGSRLSGADETPPKHKSLWKAVFSGYKKDKKKKDDKSCPSTPSSSSTTQDSGKKGTSPTGKSSDLKSRRNLSFSEDSDLSCDDVLERSSQKSKADRHADIFDLVSDIQKETIKEQGLEKERRRELKEKRRAKERQKEREREKEVAREKDKDDEESVYVPHALAFKRSYATKKTYTEEELNAKLTRRVQKAARRQAKQEELKRLHRAQIIQRQLEQVEEKQRQLEERGVAVEKALRGEADYWGDSNYSEILDLHLGVEPFVGMPRQRRALSFCPCCSPEGMGKKDDPKLMQEWFKLVQEKNALVRYESELMIFARELELEDRQSRLQQELRERMAVEDHLKTDKELAQERQILNEMLEVVEQRDALVALLEEQRLREKEEDKDLEGVMLSKGFNLNWV, encoded by the exons ATGGGGGATGGAGGTGCTGGTGCCACCGGAGGAAACGGGGCGAATCGGTCCCACGTCCTGTTCGACAGCTTCGTCCAGGCGTCCACGTGCAAGGGCACGCTCAAGGCCTTCCAGGAGCTGTGCGACCACACAGAGGTCAGGCCCACGGAGCACCGGGTCTTCTATCACAAGCTCAAGTCCAAGCTCAACTACTGGAAGGCCAAGGCGCTCTGGGCCAAGCTGGACAAGAGGGCCAGCCACAAGGAGTACAAGAAGGGTCGCGCCTGTGCCAACTCAAAG TGTCTGATCATCGGTGCGGGGCCATGCGGCTTACGTACCGCCATCGAGCTGGCCTTCCTGGGGGCCAGAGTGGTGCTGCTGGAGAAGAGAGACGCCTTCTCCAGGAACAACGTGCTGCACCTCTGGCCCTTCACCATCCAGGACCTCAGGGGCCTCGGGGCCAAGAAGTTCTACGGGAAGTTCTGTGCCGGTGCCATCGATCATATCA GTATTCGTCAGCTCCAGCTGATGCTGCTCAAAGTGGCTCTCCTCCTGGGCATTGAGATCCATGTCAACGTAGAGTTCAAGGGTCTCATTGAGCCCCCCGGCGATCAAGAAACTGAAA GGATAGGCTGGAGGGCTGAGGTCCACCCCAGGACGCACCCTGTCAACGAGCTGGAGTTCGATGTCATCATCGGAGCAGACGGAAGGAGAAATACCTTACCAG GGTTTGGGCGTAAGGAGTTCCGGGGCAAGCTCGCGATCGCCATCACCGCCAACTTCATCAACAGGCACACGTCGGCGGAGGCAAAGGTTGAAGAGATCAGCGGTGTGGCCTTCATCTTCAACCAGAAGTTCTTTCAAGACCTCCGAGAAGCCACAG GTATTGACCTGGAAAACATCGTTTACTACAAGGATGACACGCACTACTTTGTGATGACTGCCAAAAAGCAGAGCCTGTTGGAGAAAGGAGTCATTCTGCAT GACTATGCGGACACAGAGATGCTGCTTTCCCGAGCTAACGTAGACCAGGCCGCCCTGCTCTCTTACGCCCGAGAGGCTGCGGATTTCTCCACCAGCCAACAGCTGCCCACACTGGACTTTGCCATCAACCACTACGGCCAGCCGGATGTGGCCATGTTCGACTTCACCTGCATGTACGCCTCGGAGAACGCCGCCATGGTGCGCCAGCGCAACGGCCACCAGCTGCTGGTGGCGCTGGTGGGCGACAGCCTGTTGGAG CCCTTCTGGCCCATGGGCACCGGCATCGCCCGAGGTTTCCTGGCGGCCATGGACTCAGGCTGGATGGTGAAGAGCTGGGCTCAAGGAAAAACCCCACTGGAGGTGCTGGCTGAGAG GGAGAGTATCTACCGCCTGCTGCCCCAGACCACAACGGAAAACATCAGCAAGAACTTCAATCAGTACTGCGTGGATCCGACCACGCGCTACCCCAACATAAGCCTTAACTTCCTTAAGCCCAGCCAG GTTCGGCATCTCATCGACACGGGGGAGTCGAGGGAAATGCGCATAGAAATAGAGAACGTTATCAACTCGTCGACGCCCAAGTTGGCCAGGAATG AAAATTGCCTGCTTGACAAGCAGTCGCAAG AATCCATCGCTCGATCTAGTAAGCTGCTCAACTGGTGCCAGAGACAAACGGAGGGATACAGGAATGTTAAAGTCACAGACCTCACCATGTCCTGGAAGAGCGGTCTGGCCCTGTGTGCCCTCATCCACCGGTATAGACCGGATCTCAT TGACTTTGACTCGCTGGACGAGCGCGACCAGGAAAAGAACAACCAGTTGGGCTTCGACGTGGCGGAGAAGGAGTTTTGCATATCGCCCTGCATGACTGGCAAGGAGATGTCTTCCGTGGTGGAGCCAGACAAACTCTCCATGGTCATGTACCTCAGCCAGTTTTATGAGATGTTCAAGGACACAGTGCCACCCGGAG ATAAGCAAAACATGAGTCCGGAGGAGAAGGCAGCACTGATAGCCAGCACCAAGTCTCCCATCTCGTTCCTCAGCAAACTGGGTCAGAGCATAGCGATATCCAGGAAACGGAATCCAAAG gacaaaaaagagaaggatgTGGACGGTTtggggaagagaaggaaaaccAGTCAGTCTGAAGAT gaGGAATTATCCAGGGCCAGTCGTGACGACAGGCCGTGCGTCCCCGCTCTCCAGTCTGAGAGAAAAATGGACTGTGCCGCTGTGGGGAACCACAACAAAGTCAAGGTCATGGCCACCCAGCTGCTCGCCAAGTTCGAGGAGAACGCCCCTGCCCAGCACTCAGGACTCAAACGACAG GGGGACTCGCTGCCCAATCTGGACCGCCTTttgcccccctccccgccccggCCCTCTGTGAAAGAGCCGGTGCGCCTGGCACCTGTTCCCGCCTGGAGAAAG AGacgcacacagcagcaggagcagctgagcATTCGCTACAAAGAAATGATCAAGTGTCAGACGCTGCCCGGTAAAGGGGGGGAGCAG GCCAGAAGTGGCGCGGACCCACTGTCCAGCTCGGGCTCTCGGAGTTGCCCAAAGAAAACCATTCtgctcccttcttcctcctccacttcctcgctctctcttcacTCAGAG CATTTCAGcaaaagtgaggaggaagaggagcttgAATACTACGAAAGGCCTCTGAAACACGGG GAGTGGGAGCCTCTGCAGCCGACAGACCCGGGACCCATTCACATACCTGGTATACAGGAGAGGGCCGACCGCCTGGTGTCACGGTTTAAGGACAAACCTGACAAGCTGCCGAAG CCCAAGAAAAAGCCGTCCCGCTTCTTTTTAGAGCGGTGGTACTTGTCCCGAGGCCTAACAGAGAGTCCAGTATCCTCTCCTGACTCCTGTAGAAAG GAGTCAGCAGGGCCCCTGCACTCTGACGACCCAACGCCCTTATATGGGCTTAGTATTCAGGAGAGGGCCGAGCAACTTGCCGCTCAGTTTGAGCGCAAGCCGCCAGTTGGACCACAG AAAAAACCCTCTTGTTTATTTACGGAACAATGGCACCTGGCCCGAGCCCAGACTCCGCCCGGCTCGCCCCCCTCGTCCTCTGACGCCCTCCGACAG CGCTATGTAAGGATGTACACGGGGGGAGTTAGCTCACTGGCTGAGCAGATAGCCAGTCAGCTTCAGTCTCAGGAAGACCCCAAGCCCCTGCCTGAAAAGAGGGATTTG GGCTCCCTGAGAAAGGATTTCCCGGTCAACATCGGCGGCAGCGACGTCTGCTTCTTCTGTCGAAAGCGCGTGTACGTGATGGAGAGGCTGAGCGCCGAGGGGAAGTTCTTCCACCGCAGCTGCTTCAAGTGCGACTACTGCAACACCACACTGCGACTGTCCTCTTATGCCTTCGACGTGGAGGACG GGAAATTTTACTGCAAGCCGCACTACTGTTACCGACTGTCTGGCTACGCCCAGAGAAAGAGGCCTGCTCCCTCCCCTGCTCCAATCACAGCGAAG GAGAACCTGACGCCCCAGTCCTCCCCATCGGCCGTAGACGCCCCAGGAAGGGCGATGGCAGCGGCGGCCCCCTCGTCCGAGCTCCAGCCCTCAG TGCCGGAGGTCAACGGACTGCAGGAGCCGAGCCTGGCCAAGCGCCTGCGTGGCACTCCGGAGCGCATCGAGCTGGAGAACTACCGCCTGTcgctgcagagggaggaggagctggaggaggtgccCGAGGAGACGCTGGCCGAGCACAACCTCAGCAGTGTGCTGGACAAGGCCACAGACGCCGACCTGGGCTCCAG TAGCTCAGAGtcagacatggaggaggaggatgagcaggaggaccaggacctggatcaggatcaggaggaggaggaggcggaagacCAACAGCTTGCCAGCCCCTCGGACCTCGGCGGCGTTCCCTGGAAGGAGGCGGTGGAGCTCCACGCCAAGCTGAGGGGCGACCCCGGCGACGAAGAcgacgaggagggagagggagagggggagcaCGATGCTCTGGGCGACGCGGCCAGCAGGAACGGCGAAttagatgaagaagaagaggaggaggaggaggaggatgaagatgacgaggagTCGAGCGATG AGGGGGATTACTGCCCCTGGGACAAAGAGCTCCAGTCCGGCCTCTGGCTGGAGAAGTACCTCACAGACGAAGAGGATGTTGGTACATTTAaag CCAGGAACCTGCCGCTCCAACAGGTCCTGCAGCCGGTGGATCCCCAGGCCATTCCAGGTCTGGTGCGAACACACCGCGACCCTGAGGGAGACAAGGATGGCCGGCCGGCCTCGGCCTCCCAACTCTCCCATCCCTCTGAGCTCACACAGCCCTCCTCCGCAG CACCTGCCCACACATCCGCCCGACACGAGGCAGTGAGAGTCTGGTTGGAGTCCATGTCTGGAG AACCGTGTGAGGACGAAGACCTGGAGGCAGAAGCCAACAGCCCAGATATGGAGCCCGGAACAGAGATGGACCAGG ACGACATCCCTTCAGACGCAGAAGCCGAGTCTCGTCTGCACCAGTCGGAGGACGCTGGAGCACTTCCTGAAGAAGACAAGAAATCTGAGAGTGTGGGAGTGTCCTCCGGCGTTG AACCCTCCAGCATCAGCCCGATGCAGAAGGATGTTGTCCTCTCACCTCTCGAACCGCCACCAGAGcctgagacacag aTACTTCTTGTGAAGTCGCCCGGCACTCGCTTTTTCTCGGATCCGTTCATACCCGAGGAAACGACGGCCGAGAGGACAGCTCCTTCCCCGGCTGCCAGGAGCCCGCTGTGCCCTTCGCCcgtcccttctcctcctgctgctgccgctgctgccgcttcTCCCGTCAATGTCTCTGCCGCATCGCCTCCCAGTTCGCCCACCAGATCGCCTGTCGCCTCCCCACTCAAGCCTGCAATCAAGTCCCCCGTCAGATCCCCCGTCAGGTCTCCCGTTAGCCCACCGATCCGCTCCCAGCCCACCCCCCTACCGGAGACGCGCACTCCTATATCTCCCGTCTACCCTCACCGCTCCATTTGCCCTCTCACGGGTAACCCCCTCTCCCCAATCTGTGCGCAGCCGTTGCCTTGTCACGAACCGTCGTCGCCGCTCACCTCGGATTCTCCCGTCAGAACTCAGCCTGTCCCCGCGGTCACCTCCACGCCCATGGGCCAGACTGACAGGGGCACGCCGGAGCCCTCAAAGTCTATAGATTCCTCGACGGAGGAAGCTAAGAAGACCGATATCATCGAGGAATTTTGGCAAAAGAGCGCCGAGATAAGGAAAAGCCTCGGCCTGACTCCTTTGGATCGCAGTAGCAAAATCTTCGAAAAGAGCGTCGTTAAGGAGGCTCCGTCGCAGGACCCCACCCCTGTCAAGGCACCAGGTGTGTCAGAGGAGCAGAAGCCTGCCTTTACTGGCCGCGCTGTCATTCGCAGGCTCAACATCACTCTCGAGGGTCAGGTAATTACGCCCGTTGCCCCTGCCGAGCTCAAGAGTAATGGCTCTGATAAGAGGGacctcagcagcagctctggctTGGGGTTGAACGGCAGCATGGCCACGAGTCAGACGGCGAACAGCGACAGCTACACCATGTCCGACTCCACGATGCTCACCCCGCCCTCCAGCCCGCCGCCACCCGTGCCTGCAAATCAGTCTCCAGCCGTGTTCAGGCAGCAGAGACACCAGGTGTCCTGGAGCAACGGAACAGAAAGACTTCCACCGGAGCGCGTCAAAGAGCCACAAAAATCCAGGACTCCTGTTCCCGCGCCGCGGACCCAGCTGAGCCCCGCGTCTCAGCCCAAGCCTGCGCCCAGGAAAGTGCCATCGCCCCAGGCAGCTGCGGAAGCGGCTCCCGAAGTGGCTCCCGATGCGGCTCATGAAGCAGCTCCAGTGGTCGTCATGAGGGTGAAGAAGAAGCCCCGGtcggaggaggtgaggaagtcGTTTgtggagacggtggaggagATTCCGTTTGCCGATGACGTGGAGGAGACGTACGACGAGCGGACGCCGGAAACGAGCATGAACAGGTATTACACTCCACCCACCAGCAAGCCCAGCAGAGTGAAACCTCCTCTGCATCTGGCGCTGGCAATGGAGAACGGTAAACCCAACATCCCGGCTTCTAAGGCACAGAGGGCGACTCAATTCTCTCCAGAGGCCAAGGAGATCGCCGAGGAGAGAATCCGGGCCAGAGAAAAGTCTGTCAAGAGCCAGGCGCTGAAGGAGGCCATGGCCAAGCAGCTGAACAGAATGAAAGAATCCGACATTGACAAGGGCGCCTCGCCCAAAGTGGCCTGGAGCGCAACGCCGGACGCCGcgggaaaaagtaaaaagccgGCCGCATCACCGAAGTCGTCGGCCGTGAAAGCCCTCGAGAAGAAGACGGAGACTCTGCCCGAGCGCTTCTTCAGCAGCAACAAGAGCCTGGACAGCTCAGTGGCCTCGTCCGACGGCTCCTCCGCCGGCAAGAGCAAGAAGCGCAGCTCGCTCTTCTCGCCGCGCAAGAataagaaggagaaaaaggccAAGAACGACGGCAGCAGGCTCTCCGGCGCCGACGAGACGCCGCCCAAGCACAAGTCGCTGTGGAAGGCAGTGTTCTCCGGCTacaagaaggacaagaagaagaaggacgacAAATCGTGTCCGAGCACGCcgtccagcagctccaccacTCAGGACTCTGGCAAGAAGGGAACATCGCCAACCGGGAAATCATCAG ATTTGAAATCCCGCAGAAACTTGAGCTTCTCCGAGGACTCTGACCTGTCGTGCGACGACGTCCTCGAGCGATCCTCCCAGAAGTCGAAGGCAGAT CGGCACGCGGACATCTTTGACCTCGTGTCAGACATTCAGAAGGAGACGATAAAGGAGCAGgggctggagaaggagaggaggagggagttaaaggaaaaaaggagggcgaaagagaggcagaaagagagagagcgggagaaagaGGTTGCTCGAGAAAAGGACAAAGACGACGAGGAG TCGGTTTATGTTCCTCATGCGCTGGCGTTCAAGAGATCGTACGCCACGAAG AAAACCTACACGGAGGAAGAGCTGAACGCCAAGC